Proteins encoded in a region of the Apium graveolens cultivar Ventura unplaced genomic scaffold, ASM990537v1 ctg4898, whole genome shotgun sequence genome:
- the LOC141702351 gene encoding uncharacterized protein LOC141702351, with amino-acid sequence MMISITKMISAFFLLSLFTILGSQARMIPTGENGNGIFKTMTNSINYNKENKYISMVTEQISNYRRNPPPSPPPPRSATPLQPGINHYSKNPRFPQPFPLKSGIIISSIITRPARPPPPAPGASPPKTVISEYSKTPKSPPPPPYTSPTKGHLSDYEITAKSPPPPPYASPAKGHLSDCEVTAKSPPPPPYASPTIVPLSSSRSTPPRDT; translated from the exons ATGATGATTTCTATAACCAAAATGATTAGTGCTTTCTTTCTCTTATCTCTGTTCACTATCTTAGGATCTCAAGCAAGAATGATACCTACAG GAGAAAATGGGAATGGCATATTCAAAACAATGACCAACAGCATCAACTACAACAAAGAAAACAAGTACATCAGTATGGTTACGGAGCAGATTAGCAACTACAGAAGAAATCCGCCACCGTCGCCTCCTCCTCCACGTTCTGCAACTCCACTACAACCCGGAATTAACCACTACAGTAAAAACCCCAGATTCCCACAACCTTTTCCACTAAAATCTGGGATAATAATAAGTAGCATAATAACAAGACCAGCACGGCCACCACCTCCAGCTCCGGGTGCATCTCCCCCGAAAACAGTAATAAGCGAGTACAGTAAAACTCCAAAATCACCACCTCCACCTCCATACACTTCACCCACTAAAGGCCACTTAAGTGACTATGAAATAACTGCAAAATCACCACCTCCACCTCCGTATGCTTCACCAGCTAAAGGCCACTTAAGTGACTGTGAAGTAACTGCAAAATCGCCACCTCCACCTCCATATGCTTCACCTACTATAGTCCCTTTAAGCTCATCAAGATCAACTCCTCCGCGTGATACTTAG